The genomic stretch CTCCTACTGGGGGATTTTAATTGCATCCTATCCCCATCGGAGCCCTTTTTGATGTAGGACAATCGTTACCATATTTTcagtgaaaacaaaaataagaaaaatatctaATTGGCTCATATATGGCGAATCACTTTACAAATCTGTTTTGAACTACTAATCATCCACGCTCCGGTGCGTTTGAACAACAGCTGTCGCATGCTAACCAGAAGGAAAACAAATGTTGTCTACATGCATGACTCGTTGGTGCCGGAGAAGAATGTGTAATGACATGTATAGGATTTGGACCGGTGGCAAAAATGTAGATCTGCTTCGGAAAAAGCCGATCTAAGAACCCTTGCAAAAACTAACAAAGCCAAAAGATCGGGGAGGATGACGAACAACGAGGTGGAGTAGGCGGCCAAAGCAGTGGAGGAGGCTGGGCGCTGCTGCTGCTGgagtctaaacaaaatttaaaaataaaacaaggaaaaaagggGAGCAAGGAAGGGAAGAAGTTGCTAAATTAGTAGGGGGCGCACCGGAAGGGGGCTAGGGTCTGCAAGCAACATCAATCTCCAATGATCCAATCTtgctatgataccatgttaaattatcaattttttcaaaagcttagcttttgaaaaaatttaaatttaatcacttaatcaatactttatcattgatgaagaaaattttgtgtTATATATGTGCTATCCCTAATGAGGTTGAGATTTTCCAAGCCATTTCTTGAGGGAGgtaattaaagtattaatgagaaatatattataatCAAAGTTTGGTGATCATTTATCACAAGCATTAGCTTCCGAATTTtgttcaatattttattttgaaaatgtcAACTATTAATGTAGTATGCTGTTATATAATctacaaataaaattgaacGGTCACATTAAGTCTTGaggtaagaaagaaagagatatgCGCAAAGAGAGGTGCTGCAATACGGTCAAGgcagaaaacatgagttttctgcCTTCCATTAAAATGCTGCCACCTCACCTATTGCATTTCcgtaaaataagattaaaacaCCATATAAAACATCAGATTGTTCAACTCaccgaataaaaaaaaattcatcggATCGCAGTAGATAAATCAGCCGGAGAGAGATTACCGGTGGAGCGGCGGGGTGTGGGTAGCAGCGTAACCGGAGTTGGCGGCTGGGTCGCGGCCACGCTGGCTCATGGGGCCGTGACCCACGCTGGCCTGAGACCGGCGTGGGTCGTCAAATCCACATTGGGTCAGGAAGACCCACACCGGCCTCAGGCTGGACTCCAGTCAAATCTGGTAtatatttctaattttcatGTGTATTTTTTACAGAATGGAAGAATCTTCTATGGACCATgttggtagagtttctaatcaaaatcaaatttagagGGCTTCTCACAACTTCTTCGACTTCTTTGTTGGTGTTTGGCTTACATTTCAACACCTGATGCAATGTTTTCATTTGGACGTGGTTGGTTTCATCTTCATCTCAATTGGGATCTCTTATATTTGTTGAGCTTGTTGATGCATGGTTATGGACAAGTGACAATTGTTACAAAGCATGGCCTTTTTGCCTTAGAAGCAAGGTGTTCAGGGCCTTCTGCAAAATTAAGGCCTCAGCTTGTTTTTGGGAGCCAGCTATGGGTCTGGTGACCCCTGAGGAGCAGACCCACGCTGACCCAGCGTGTCTGTCGGGTCACCGTGACCCATGACTAGTCCGGCCTGAGACCCGCGTGGGTCTGCTGACCCAGGTCTCAGCCTCTCAGGCCGGGACCAGTGCGTCCAGTGaagctctcatttttctctttttaactctcaccctttctctctccctctcaaaatctagtgtttttgtTCTAGAAAATTTGTGtgcaatttttttactttagaTGAGGTGTCTTATTTCTATTGGGTGgcagaaaactcatgttttctgcCACGACCGAATAGAAGATATCCCCATGCGGAAATAAGTAGTAGATATACTCACACGAGGACAATAAAATATAGTACGACCTTAGGATGATTCTGAGGACGATACTAAATTATTAAGTTGTTCCTGAATGGgtcaattgtatttttaaatatcaaatCATTAAACTATGAACTTCTGAATTTTAAAAACAAGACATTTCTTAATCGAAACATCCTGAATTGACCGAGTGTTTGCGTGTAGAAGAGATTTAACACCAGCAGACAAAAACAGTAACATTTGTATAACTTATCATATTCATCAGATAAAAATTCAACCTAAAGTAGCAAAAACATTCCGTGTATGCAACATCATGACAGAATATTGTAAATTATATTTCTGTCTCAAACCTGGTCGTTGGAGGAATTTATCATGGTGTTATTGGAAGACTTCCCTCGAATTTATCAAAACGACAAGGATTCGtggctcttatatatatatatatattctagtttaagtaatattttttattatatataaaaggttGGAGAAAGCAACATTAGAAAAATAGAACTACACTGTTCCATTAATTGAAATGGTCGGATTTGGCAGAATTTCGAAACGTGCAAATTAaatggataaataaaaaatcgatAACTTACCAAGTCTTGCAGCCTTACAGGTTCCATCTGGTGAAAAACACAGACCGGTTCATTCACTAACGGCTATAAATAGACAAGTTCCCATGCTTCATCTCTTACTCCTCACAAAATCAAGAATTCACAGAATACAGAGGAAAGAGATCATAAACCAGAATAAGGATGAAAGGGTTTCCTAATTACCTTGTAGCTTTTGCACTCATGGCTATGGCATGCTCCATTGCCTCTGCCTATGACCCTGCTCCTCTGCAAGACTTTTGTGTTGCAGCTAGCACTTCTACTGATGCTGGTATATACACATTCttgttattattactattttctCTACAAGTCATTTGAAGCATCTGAGTTGTTTTTTTCTCAACCCATATCAATGTAATATTATAAACCATTATAATGTAATGTCTTGTGATATTAACAAACTTTTCTTTGTGCAGTATTTGTGAATGGAAAGTTCTGCAAGGACCCAAAGCTTGTCAATGCCAATGATTTCTTCTTCCAAGGGCTAAACATTCCAAGAAGCACTGCAAATCAACCAGGGTCGAATGTCACTCTTTTGACCGTAGACCAAATACAAGGCCTTAATACATTAGGTGTATCCTTGGCTCGCATTGACTTTGCACCAAATGGCCTAAATCCTCCCCACATTCATCCTCATGCCACTGAGATTTTTGTAGTCGTAAAGGGTACCTTGTATGTTGGCTTTGTCACATCTAACCCTGATAACCGCTTCTTCACAAAGGTTTTAAATGCTGGAGATGTCTTCGTATTTCCAATTGGCCTCATTCACTTTCAGTACAATATAGGAAGTACCGATGCTCTTGCCTTTTCCGGACTCGGTAGCCAGAATCCGGGGCGCGTTAGCATAGCAGAGACAATATTTGGATCTAATCCTCCCATCAATGCTAACGTTCTCACCAAAGCCTTCCAATTGGACAAGAATGTGGTTAAATATCTTCAAAAACAGTTTTCTTCCAACAACATTTAGAGAAACATTTGTAATAGTAACGATGAACCATTAGATGGTTCATATAAAAAGTTTGCATTGTTTTGCTAGTTGTAACATAGTTTTAGTAATTATAGTTAAATGGAATGATTTCTTATGTACAAgcactttctttcctttttcgtAGCATGcgtgttttgttgtgtttttctgCACCTGTCACGATATTGCAGACAGAGTTTTTTAGGTTGTGTGGAGGTTTAGTTGGTTCTGCAAATTTTTGCTGTTTAGGGGTTTATGTATTTAGCCTTGGCTGAAGTGTAATTCTGCTTAGAATTTTGCTCActtgatatatacaatattgTTATTCATTCATCcaagtaattttataagttctTTTTGTGTCACTCTTGTGTTCTTCAAAAAAAGGAgctggcttttaaaatcacaatttaatcaaaattcaataataatcaatcataagGCCAATGGTAATTTAAAACCCACATCATCCTTGAAAGAACACAAgagtaatttttagcattactctattcaTCCAAACAAAAGCAAACATTTGATGTTGAGATATTTGATCGCAATGGTGGGCATAAGTATCACTTACTAATTTGGATTAAAAGAAGCTgagtaattttaatttaatagtaattggaaaattcatatcaatttttaaaaggaTAACAAAATAGTCCATAGCGCTTTACTCCTCTTTAATTATTcatgataataaaaaattgttcatgTGCACAGTGCAATTACACTTATTTAAAAGAGTAGCTGTTTGCTCTAGGAAACCATTAAATCTTATcaactatcaaaaaattactAATACGTAAGTACAGTGACACGCTTTTTCTAGCATAATAAAAAGGGATTAGCTAATTAGTTAGATaagatgaaattaaaaataaataaataaataataccaATACGCAcagttaaatcaccatttattccaaaagcttaagctgataaaaaaaagtgaatttgatcatttaatcattgTAGCTAATGGAACAAACATAATTAACTCCACAAATCCTCACATGGAAACCAAAGCAACGTCCATATTCTCCCCAAGGCAAGTGCATGACTTGCAAGACCACAATCCTCACAAGGAATCTCAAGCAACGGCTAGATCCAAAATAAGGCAAATGAAATCTTACAATTATAACAAACCAAATCAGCCCAACAGCTAGTGCTcaacaagaaaggaaaaccaagcaatttgtcatttattttgtaaaatacttTCCTTTGTAAATCTCTCAAAGAATGTGTATAAATTCCACATGCATCAATGGAAAATACAAGACAGCAATCACACTGAAATGTCAAactcttcatggtatcagagctttgaACAAGCGACTcacattgtcattttttttttctcccttgtCTCTGAAGCATTTTTTCAAACACCTACTGCTCTTCTCCAATGGCCTCTGCCTCCATTGAAACTACCTCcaccgaaaccaccccaaacaCTACTCCCATCAATACCCAGCAAGCCCTTCCCGTAGCTCCTCTCTCCAGTTTTTCCCAATCCATCACCAAGCTCAGCAAAACCAATTACATGACCTAGCGTGGCCTTGTGGAACCATTCCTCCAAGGTCATGATCTCTATGGGTTCATCGACGGCACAAATACCCTGAGCCCACCCATCTCCACCTCCCCTGGCGGCACTTCCATCATCTGCAGAGACCCAAACACCCTTCGATGGATCCGCCAGGATCAATTGGTCCTCAGCATGCTAATGTCCTCCATCTCCAATGAATTGCTACCTCAGGTCCTTGGTTGCAAAATTGCCTATAAGCTATGGAAGGCACTTGATAAATCTTTCACTTCAGAATCTCAAGCCCGCGTATTAACCCTCCATCTTCAACTTACCACTGCCAAGAAAGGAAATCTGAGTATCTTAgattattatcatcaaatcaagcACACCACAACCACTCTTGCTGCTGCCGGACACCCAATCAGTGACGAAGAATTCACCTCTTGTCTCCTCGGCAGTTTGGGTTCTGAATACGACCCATTTGTAACCTCTATAACCACTCGTGTGAAGCCCCTCTCCATTGACACGCTGTCTGGGCATCTCCTTGCCCAGACAGCGTGTCAATGGAGAGGGGCTTCACACGAGTGGTTATAGAGGTTACAAATGGGTCGTATTCACACGAATCTCGGCTTGCAAAACATCATCAAGAAGACTCCTTTTTTCCAACAGCCAACATCGCAGCTCGGAGCCCCAACTTCCACCGTGGCTGTGACAGTCATCGATCCTTCCAGCACTCCTCCGGCCAAGGGCAACACTCACGGGGGTGCCCTCATCAATTCCACGACTCTGTGTTTGGAGGTTAGAGAGGACCTTTGGGTCCCTCTCCCTTTCAATATAGCTCACATCAGCAAATGGGGTCCTTAAGGTCCAGCTCGCATATGGGCTCCTCAAGGTCTAGACCCACATGTCAAGTCTATGGCAAATTGGGCCATTCGGCCCTCACTTGTTACAACAGATTTAATTAAGCTTATCAAGCCCTTGGCCCAAGTTTGACAACTTATAATGCAATGGCCACGTCATCTCAGGATCTCAACTAGTATCCCGACACTAGTGCTTCTCACCATGTCACCTTTGATTCAAATCAATTGAATATTCAATCGGAAGAGTATGATGGCCCCGATTAAATTCAAGTGGGCAATGGTACCCGCTTAGCCATCAAAAACATTGGCACTTCTCTACTCTCTCaacctaattttattttacgtAATATTTTGCATGttccaaaaattacaaaaaatttattatctGTGTAAAATTTACTTTAGATAATAATGCTTTCATGGAATTTcacccttcttgttttttttgttaaggatcGCATCTCCAGGAAGATTCTACACCAAGGCCCGAGTAAGAATGGACTTTATCAACGGTCCCCCTTTACATCAGCCGCACCACCTAGTGTTTTTTCCAGTGAACGTGCTTCTTATCACAATTGGCATGCTCGTCTCGGTCATCCTGCTGATCGAATACTTTGTCAAGTTGTGTCTCAATTTCATCTACCTGTTATGTCCAATAAGAAGCTACCACTTTGCCTCGCCTATCGCCGTGGCAAAAGTTACCACcttcctttttccttgtttgATCACCTATCACATGTTCCTctagaattaattttttctgatgtttggggaccttcccCTGTTTTATTAAATAATGGTGCTCGttatatgttatttttgttgatcattttagcaaattttcttgGTTATATCCCATCCAATGCAAATCTAATGTTTTCACCATATTCCTTAAGTTTTAGGCCTATGTCGAAAGGCTTTTTGACAGTAAAATTAAATCCATTCAAACCAATGGCAGTGgtgaatttcaaaaaatctGACATCTTTTTGCCTCACATGGCATCCATCATCATTTAGCATGCCCTCACACTCATGAACAAAATGGGTCTGTAGAATGCAAGCACAGGCACATAGTCGAAATGGGCCTCACTCTACTAGCCCATTCTTCCACTTCTTTAACCTATTGGGCTGAAGCTTTCCAAACAGCGTCCTATCTCATCAATAGATTGCCCACTTCAGTCCTCAATCACCTTTCCCCCTTTCAAGCACTTTTTAACCTTCGCCCCAACTACACATTTTTACGCGTTTTTGGATGTGCGTGTTGGCCACACCTGCGCCCCTACAACCGACACAAATTGGACTATCGATCTGCCGAATGCATCTTTCTCGGCTATAGTCCCTCCCATCGTGGCTACAAATGTCTTCATCTTCCTTTCGATCACCTCTATATTTCCCGACATGTCATTTTCCATGAATCTTCTTTCCCCTTTTCTTGCCCTTCCCCTTCCACTTTGAACCCACCCTTTCAACACACTCTCCTCTATTCTCTCCTTCCTTCCCCTAACCCACCCTCCCACACTCCTCAATGCCTCCATAACCCACGGAGTCACCCCCCAACTCCACCACCACCTCCCACTTCAACTGAGGTCACCTCCCCCTCTTCATTAGCACCAACTACTACTAACATTGTCTCTCCTTCTTGTACACAGGTTGCATCTGCTGAAACTGCTCCACCAGCTCCCCCTCCTCGACAACATGGCATGCACGCTCGCTCTAGGAACAACATTTTCAAGTCAAAAAACCTTCCAAAGGGACTCATCAGGTATCCTCTCCCAAAAGAACTCACTGCCACCACTTGCTCAGATGATATTGAACCGCCCAGCTACTCCTCTGCTGCTCCACATCCTTCTTGCAGAGCGGCCATGAACACTGAATTTGATGTGTTACTCACCAATGGCACTTGGACCCTGGTCTCTCCACCCCCCAATACCAACATCTTTGGATGCAAATGGGTTTTTCGACTCAAACGCAAAGTCGACAGCACCATTGATCACTACAAAGCCTGACTCATCGCCAAGGGATTTCACCAACAACCTGTAATTGACTACGGCGAGATCTTCAGTCTAGTGGTCAAGCCCACCACCATTCGCTTAGTTCTCTCTCTGGCAATCTCATCCGGATGATCTATTCGTCAAATTGATGTACAAAATACCTTCCTTCACGGATGGCATTCCGAAGACGACTATATGGATCAACCTCTTGATTTTATTCATCCCCACTACCCCAATCATGTTTTGCAAGCTACAGAAGGCACTGTATGATTTAAAGCAAGCTCCCCGCACTTGGTTTTCTCATCTCAGTGATCGACTTCTTGAGCTTGGTTTTGTCAGATCTTGCTCCAACTCCTCCCTATTCACTCGGTGTACACCTTAACATACCACATACATCCTCATCTACGTCGACAACATACTTATCACCAGTTCCATTCCTCATGAGACCACCTCCCTTCTGTAATCCCTCCAAGTTGACTTTGCAATCAAAGACCTTGGCTCCCTTCACTTCTTCCTTGGCATGGAAGTCATTACTACACCTGATGGTCTCATTCTCTCTCAACAACCCTATATCTTGCTATATCTTGGATCTCCTTCGCAAAAGCAACATGACTGATGCTAAACCCGTCAAGTCACCCATGTCCACTGCACATACCCTATCTCTACTCTCCGAGGACCCACTCAATGACCCATCCTCTTACCGCAGCCTTGTTGGCAGCCTCCAATATCTCTCCCTCGCTAACATTTCCTTTGCAATCAACAAAGTTTCTCAATTCCTGCACCGCCCCACCTCTCTCCACCTCCAAGCCGTAAAGCGCATCATTCGCTACCTCAAATTCTCCATCACCTACGAACTACTCCT from Corylus avellana chromosome ca1, CavTom2PMs-1.0 encodes the following:
- the LOC132169200 gene encoding germin-like protein subfamily 1 member 7 — protein: MKGFPNYLVAFALMAMACSIASAYDPAPLQDFCVAASTSTDAVFVNGKFCKDPKLVNANDFFFQGLNIPRSTANQPGSNVTLLTVDQIQGLNTLGVSLARIDFAPNGLNPPHIHPHATEIFVVVKGTLYVGFVTSNPDNRFFTKVLNAGDVFVFPIGLIHFQYNIGSTDALAFSGLGSQNPGRVSIAETIFGSNPPINANVLTKAFQLDKNVVKYLQKQFSSNNI